The segment AAAAAGAGCGTGATGAAATAAAAAGCTTGATTTCTGATATTTCTCATCAGTTAAAGACACCAGTTGCAAATCTGAAAATATATTTTGAACTTCTTCAAGATGATAAACTGTCTCATAATCAACGACAAGATTTTATAAATAACATTAAGAGTCAGCTTAATAAATTTAGTTTTTTAATGGATAACATGATTAAGCTATCACGACTTGAAAGTGGAATTATTGTATTAAATTCGCAAATGGAAAGCTTAAATAAAACTTGTTTATCTGCAATAAAACAAGTATATCAAAAAGCATTAAACAAAAATATTGAGATATACTTTAAGGAAAATGAGGATGTATTTATTAAACACGATCCTAATTGGACCACAGAGGCTATTTTCAATATACTTGATAATGCAGTGAAGTATACTCAACCTTATGGAAAAGTGACAATTAGAATAGAAAAATATGAAATATATACTAGAGTTGACATTATAGATAATGGCCCAGGAATACTGGAAGTTGACATAAATAATATCTTTAAAAGGTTTTATCGTGGTAATAACTCTTTAAATGAAGAAGGGGTTGGAATAGGATTATACCTTGCAAGAAAAATTATAACGAAGCAAGATGGCTATACTAAAGTAACTTCACAAAAGGGTAAAGGAAGTAAATTTTCTTTGTTTTTACCCTTGATTTCATCTCAAAATAATGCTCTGCCTTGATAATGATGAGGCAGGGCATTTTGTATTTAATGAAGTTATAAGTGTAAAAAAAGGTGTTTTAAAAGTTATTTAGGATTATATTGTAAAAAATTACAATGTAATTTATAATTAGATAAAAGAGGTAAAATAAATGCAATATTTAATTTTTTATTGCAATTAGATAAGTTAAAATTTATATAACTTGGGGGAAATAAAATGATAATACAAACTGAGCGATTGGAGCTTATTCCATTAAGTCTTAATCAATTAAAGCTATGGATTGAAGATATTATTACACTTGAAAAAGAATTAGACTGTTCTTATAAGGCAGAACCAATGAAAGGATTTTTCCTTGAAATAGTAAAGAATCAGTATGAAATAACACGAAAAGATCCTAATAATTATTTATGGCATAGCTTTTTTTTCTTAGTTCGAAAGGAAGATAGAGTTGTAGTAGGTTCAGCGGATTTTAAAGATGTTCCTAACGAAAATGGTGAAGTTGAGATTGGGTATGGTTTAGGTAAAGAGTTTGAGCACAATGGCTATATGACAGAAGCTGTACAAGCAATGTGTGAGTGGGCATTAAAACAAAATGGTGTTACAAGTGTAATTGCTGAAACTGATTTATATGGTTTTGCATCTCAAAGGATTTTAGAGCGTTGTGGATTTAGAAAATATAGAGAAGAAGAAACTATTTGGTGGATGTTATAAGCATATTAGAGCATTTAGAATATCTTTTATTAAATCTGGGGTTCGATAAATAGTAATTTCAAGTAAAGATTATTTATATAACTTTACATAGAACAGGGAAGGGGATATATATGGAATTAAGGAAAGTAGATTAAAAAAATATTTTTGAAATAATAAATCTATCTGTAAACAAAGAACAATCGGATTTTGTAACTACGAATACGGAAAGCATACTGGAAGCCTATACCGCTGTTACTTCGGGCATTGTTGCGCTACCGTTTGGAATTTACAACGGGAACACTTTGGTTGGTTTTATTATGTTTGGTTATGATACTATAGGCGACAAAGGTGAACCTAATATTGCTGAAGGAAATTATTGTATTTGGCGATTTATGATTAATAAGGCATATCAAAAACAAGGTTTTGGGAAAAAGGCTACTTTTGATATTATTCAACAGTAATATATATGAAGTAAAACGGAGGTTGAATTTAGTTATGAACGATTTTGAAAGTATACTTAACTATTATAAGGATGAATTAAAATGGAATCCACCTTTTGCCGAAGTACTTTCTAAATATTCTCCAAATGGATTAAAAGGATATTTAGTAATGCGTGAATGTATTCAAAATGGACATTTGTCTAAAAAGACAAGAGAATTAATTTTCACGATACTAGATAGTTTAGATGATGAAGTAAGCGGTGCTAAGGCACATGCTGTTGCTGCTATAGAAGCAGGTTTAACCATGGAAGAATTAGTAGAAGCATTTGTAATTGTAACAATTGTAAAAGGTATCAACGTGTTGTGTAAAACAGGTGTTGAAGCAATTAAGGCTGCAGAGAAAAGAGTACAAGAGATAAATTTAACTAATGAGAATAAATGAAAGATACAATTTTAGAATGTATAAAAATTTGCATTGCAGAGAATTGGACGAAAAGGATATTCAGAATTATTTTTGTGTTGCAGAGTAGATTTCTGATTTGAAAAAAGTAGGGTTTGTTGTAAGTGTTTTATGCTAAAGTTTAAATTTAAGGTTGAGTAATATAAACAGGAATTTGAAAATGAGGTGTTAGATTGGTAGAAGAGCAAATAATTGAATTGATTAATAAGTATACAGATATTGAGTTGGTTTAGCAAGGAGGAATCACATGGAATTATCAATAAGTATAGGTCAATTTCCTATATCATTTAACATTGAAGAGAATTTTAATAATATAAAAAAGATATTAGATGAATCAAATGAGGAAGATTTGGTTATTTTGCCAGAGGAAGCAATGTCAGGTTATGATAACGATATTACTTTTCTTAAAAATGTGGATTTAGAAAAATTGGACCATACAATGAACTTATGAAAATCAAAGATTCCTTAATAAAGCGAAGTATGGGTTAAATCAAGAAAGGAGAAAAATATACGATGAAAGCACAAATTAATCTTATTACGATTTGGACAAATGATATAGATAAAATGAAAGAGTTCTATAATCAAGTCCTCGGATTCAGAATTGAAAATGACCTTGGTAATTATGTTGAATTTGAAAATGATGGAGTAAGATTTGCTATTTGTATGAGAGAAGTTATGTATGGTTATATTAGCGAATATAGGAAAGAATCATTTGGACAAGGCTTCGAACTTGCCTTTCCATGTGAAAGTCCTAATGATGTTGATGAATCATTTAATATGTTAATCTACAAAGGGGCAACTTCTGTTCATGAACCACAAGATATGCCTTGGAATCAAAGAACAGCGCTATTTGCTGACCCAGATGGAAATATACATGAAATTTTTGCAGAAATCAAATAGTGCATAATTTTCTTATAAGGTAAAGAACTCATTCATATTCAATTTAAAGGGGGCAAATAATAATGAATGAAAAAAATATTCAATTAAATTCCCATTGGAATGTAACTTTAAAAAATAGATATATTAATCAAAATAGCAATGTTTTAACTATTATCCTTCCGGGAGAAGGTTATGTAAATGAAAAGCCACTTATGTATTATTCATATAGAATAGCATTGGAATTGGGGCTAGATATACTTTGTATAGATTATGGTTTTCAAATTTCACGTGAAGGTTTTGACATCGACACAGAATTTGATATTGTAGCCAGGGAATCACAACAAATATTAAAAAAATGCTGTAATAAAAATTACAAAAAAATAATTTTTATTGGTAAAAGTTTAGGAACTATTATCCAAAGTAAGTTATCTAAAGAATTGAGCGATTATGAACAAATTCATATTTACTTAACACCGGTAGATAAAACATTTGAAAACGTAGTAGACTATTTATGTTTAGTTATTACGGGCACAGAAGATAGGAAAATAAGTACTTCAATTATAAGTGTGATAGAAAACAATAAAAATATTGAATTAGTTAAAATAGATAGTGCTAATCATAGTCTTGAATGTTCAGATGCATTAAAAAGTATAGAAATACTAAATACAGTAATGAAAACATTGAAAAAATTTATAAATAAACATTTGAAAAATTAAAACACAGTTTAGACTAGTATTATAAATGGTAAATTGGAGGGATGAAAAATGAATAATAAGAGAAATAGGACAACGTGGGGAATCAGTTTATTAATTGTTGGGATTTCAACTATTATAATTTCTTTTTCTTCAATTATTAGAATTAAATTACCAGACATATTAAAAAGGGGGCTTGGTGTTATATTGATTCTTGCTCTTCCTGTACTTATATATAGTTATGTAAAGATATTAAAGGATAGTAAAAGTTAAATTTCAAATTTTACGCACATCATCAACAAGAAAAAACTGAAGATTTTTTCAAGTCTTGGATGTTAGAAAATCACAGGTTATAACGATTCCACCTATATTCGCATAATAAGGGATAGACCTTTTGATACTTTGCAAGTAGTACTTTAGTATCAAAAATAGAGAAGTTTTAAATATGAACCAATTATCTATAGGCAAATTTATTGCACGAAAGAGAAAAGAACACAATATGACACAGGAGCAACTTGCAGAAAAAATAGGCGTATCAAATAAGTCTGTTTCAAAATGGGAAACAGGAAAATGTATGCCTGATTACAGTGTGGTGCAAGAACTATGTAAAGAGCTTGAAATAACAGTTGCGGAACTAATGAACGGAGAAGAGATTGAAGAAAATAGTGTACGCATATATGATGAGAAACAGATTATGAATTTGTTAAAAAGGACGGAAGGTTTAGAGCAACAAAAAAATATTATGTATGGGATTTTACTAATTGTAATGGGGATTGCTTCCTTGGCTGTTTCTCATAGTATTGGTGGTTCTGATGTAAAAGATTTTTTTGCTGGATTACTTTTGGGGTTATCTGTGGGAGAAATGCTGGTTGGTGTTTATTGTCTGGGAAGAAGTTTAAGCAAAAGATAAATCACAATTTTATAGTGAAGTATTAAAAATAGTAATTTGTTCAGTGGTTTATTTATAAACAGGGGGTATAGTAATGAAGCTTATTGAATTAACAGAAGATTATAAATATCAATGGGAAAGCTTAATTAATGAGTTTAACAAAATTAAACAAAGATATTGGATGCAACTATAGAGAATGAAAATAATATAGGGGTAGAAAATGGATAGTTATTTAATTGAAAAGATTGAACAAAATGATATAAATCGAATTGTGGATATTTATAATTCAAATAAAATATTTTTATATAGGCATATTGGAACTTTTAGTATATCAAGAGAATTTATACTTGGTGAGATTGAAAAAATGAAGAAAATTGGTTTTAATTCTACAATAATAAAAGATATTAAAGGTGAAATAGTTGGACTATGTGATTTTAAAATTAGCGATGAAGTATATATATCATTGTTAATGCTTGATAATAAGTTAAGAGGCAATGGATTAGGAACAATAATATATAATCAATTGGAAAAAGAGTTTAAATCTAATAATGCTAAGCGTATCAGAATAGATGTTGTATACGATTATGAAAAAAATTCACTTGGATTTTGGAAAAAACAAGGATTTATGTCTGGTGAAAAAATAAAGTTAGAGTGGAATGGATATAAATCAAATGCTGTTAAAATGTATAAGGCCATTTAAGAAAAAACAGTGTTGAACAAAAGGATGTTTAATTTTCATAACAACGAATAAATGTTAATTAAATGAGGATATAATATTACTAAGTTGATAAAAGTGTAGAAAAGATGTAAAATTATATTATAAAAAATGTAGCGAGGTAACATTAAATGAAACGAAAAGTTATGAAATGGTTAATAGATTGGAAAAATAGTTCTAATAGAAAGCCCTTGATTTTACAAGGTGCTAGACAAGTTGGTAAGACATATTCTGCTTTATCTTTTGGAAAAGAATATTATGATTCGGTAGTATATTTTAATTTTGAAAACAATAGGGAACTTATAAAAATATTTGAAAGAGATTTAGACCCAGAGAGAATAATAAGAGAACTTTCTATAAATAGTGGGAAAAGTATACTTAAAGAGAAAACGTTAATTTTCTTTGATGAGATACAGGCCTGTGAAAGAGCGTTAACTTCATTAAAGTATTTTAATGAAAATGCAAATGAGTACCATATAATTGCAGCAGGGAGTCTTCTTGGAGTGGCTGTAAATAGAGAGCAATATTCATTTCCAGTTGGAAAAGTTGATTTAAAGACTTTGTACCCACTTGATTTTGAAGAATTTTTAATGGCTATTAATGAAGAAAAGTTAATAGAACTTATAAAGGAATCTTTTGAGAAGGATATAGAGTTATCAATACACAATAAAGCTATGGATTTATATAAAATTTATCTAGTAGTTGGAGGAATGCCAGCTGCAGTAAAAGAGTATATTGATAAGAAAGATTTTGATTTTGTTCTTGCAACGCAAAAAAGTATAAATGATTCGTATGTGGCAGATATGGCAAAGTATGCAACACC is part of the Clostridium botulinum genome and harbors:
- a CDS encoding GNAT family N-acetyltransferase translates to MDSYLIEKIEQNDINRIVDIYNSNKIFLYRHIGTFSISREFILGEIEKMKKIGFNSTIIKDIKGEIVGLCDFKISDEVYISLLMLDNKLRGNGLGTIIYNQLEKEFKSNNAKRIRIDVVYDYEKNSLGFWKKQGFMSGEKIKLEWNGYKSNAVKMYKAI
- a CDS encoding GNAT family N-acetyltransferase → MIIQTERLELIPLSLNQLKLWIEDIITLEKELDCSYKAEPMKGFFLEIVKNQYEITRKDPNNYLWHSFFFLVRKEDRVVVGSADFKDVPNENGEVEIGYGLGKEFEHNGYMTEAVQAMCEWALKQNGVTSVIAETDLYGFASQRILERCGFRKYREEETIWWML
- a CDS encoding VOC family protein, whose amino-acid sequence is MKAQINLITIWTNDIDKMKEFYNQVLGFRIENDLGNYVEFENDGVRFAICMREVMYGYISEYRKESFGQGFELAFPCESPNDVDESFNMLIYKGATSVHEPQDMPWNQRTALFADPDGNIHEIFAEIK
- a CDS encoding carboxymuconolactone decarboxylase family protein, translating into MNDFESILNYYKDELKWNPPFAEVLSKYSPNGLKGYLVMRECIQNGHLSKKTRELIFTILDSLDDEVSGAKAHAVAAIEAGLTMEELVEAFVIVTIVKGINVLCKTGVEAIKAAEKRVQEINLTNENK
- a CDS encoding GNAT family N-acetyltransferase, whose protein sequence is MYNGNTLVGFIMFGYDTIGDKGEPNIAEGNYCIWRFMINKAYQKQGFGKKATFDIIQQ
- a CDS encoding sensor histidine kinase yields the protein MSLNIKTKLKVIFSMFISTCLGFDLYILFKYKNITLAIEVAVFSAILVLIKLLYLYTIKKYGQQLLSQLYDMISALIDMRNYEVFSILNDDMLSKLQSQVIKLKGILNMKNKRLKKERDEIKSLISDISHQLKTPVANLKIYFELLQDDKLSHNQRQDFINNIKSQLNKFSFLMDNMIKLSRLESGIIVLNSQMESLNKTCLSAIKQVYQKALNKNIEIYFKENEDVFIKHDPNWTTEAIFNILDNAVKYTQPYGKVTIRIEKYEIYTRVDIIDNGPGILEVDINNIFKRFYRGNNSLNEEGVGIGLYLARKIITKQDGYTKVTSQKGKGSKFSLFLPLISSQNNALP
- a CDS encoding helix-turn-helix domain-containing protein, coding for MNQLSIGKFIARKRKEHNMTQEQLAEKIGVSNKSVSKWETGKCMPDYSVVQELCKELEITVAELMNGEEIEENSVRIYDEKQIMNLLKRTEGLEQQKNIMYGILLIVMGIASLAVSHSIGGSDVKDFFAGLLLGLSVGEMLVGVYCLGRSLSKR
- a CDS encoding ATP-binding protein, with the translated sequence MKRKVMKWLIDWKNSSNRKPLILQGARQVGKTYSALSFGKEYYDSVVYFNFENNRELIKIFERDLDPERIIRELSINSGKSILKEKTLIFFDEIQACERALTSLKYFNENANEYHIIAAGSLLGVAVNREQYSFPVGKVDLKTLYPLDFEEFLMAINEEKLIELIKESFEKDIELSIHNKAMDLYKIYLVVGGMPAAVKEYIDKKDFDFVLATQKSINDSYVADMAKYATPHETTRIMATFNSIPAQLAKENKKFQYKVIKSGARAHEYETPVEWLRSSGVILKCTKCNEGKLPLAAYSDFNSFKVYITDTGLLCSKFGIPANAVLSDGIVFNDFKGALTENYVCFSLNANGYTPYYWESKGSAEVDFLIQDKDGYIIPIEVKAAEHVRAKSLQQYIKKYQPKYAIRISGKNFGFENGIKSVPLYATFLI